A region from the Candidatus Methylomirabilota bacterium genome encodes:
- a CDS encoding ABC transporter permease yields the protein MRFARRYLAQRLVASVVTLLGVSIIVFLMVRVLPGDPARVIAGLLASEEDVQRIRVELGLEQPLHVQYGIFFTRLLQGDLGTSARTSQPVLVELQPRLAATLKLALTSAALAALLGIAAGTLAATRPYSRFDYLLSVSTLFGVSMPVYWLGLMLIIVFAVQLNWLPAAGSEDSGSIVLPTLTLAAFSVALIARMTRASVLEVLGQDYVRTARAKGLPEAAVVVRHALKNALIPIITVVGLQFGTLLGGAVLTESVFGWPGMGLLLVDSIFSRDYAMVQGIVLVFSALFILTNLIVDLLYAVIDPRIHYG from the coding sequence ATGAGGTTCGCGCGGCGGTACCTCGCCCAGCGGCTCGTGGCTTCGGTCGTCACCCTGCTCGGTGTCTCCATCATCGTCTTTCTGATGGTGCGGGTGCTGCCGGGGGATCCCGCCCGTGTCATCGCCGGCCTCCTGGCCAGCGAGGAGGACGTCCAGCGTATTCGGGTCGAGCTCGGGCTGGAGCAGCCGCTACACGTCCAGTACGGCATCTTCTTCACCCGCCTGCTGCAGGGAGACCTCGGCACCTCGGCACGCACGTCGCAGCCTGTGCTGGTGGAGCTGCAGCCCCGTCTGGCCGCCACGCTGAAGCTCGCGCTGACCAGCGCCGCTCTGGCCGCGCTGCTGGGCATCGCCGCCGGCACCCTGGCCGCCACGCGGCCGTACTCGCGCTTCGACTACCTGCTCTCGGTCTCCACGTTGTTCGGTGTCTCTATGCCGGTGTACTGGCTCGGGCTCATGCTCATCATCGTGTTCGCGGTGCAACTCAACTGGTTGCCGGCCGCCGGGTCGGAGGACTCCGGCAGCATCGTGCTGCCGACGCTGACGCTGGCCGCGTTCTCGGTGGCGTTGATCGCCCGGATGACGAGGGCCAGCGTGCTGGAGGTGCTGGGCCAGGACTACGTGCGCACTGCCCGGGCCAAGGGGCTGCCCGAGGCAGCGGTGGTGGTTCGCCACGCCCTGAAAAACGCCCTCATCCCCATCATCACCGTGGTGGGCCTCCAGTTCGGCACGCTGCTCGGCGGCGCCGTCTTGACCGAGTCGGTCTTCGGGTGGCCGGGGATGGGCCTGCTCCTGGTGGACTCCATCTTCTCCCGCGACTACGCCATGGTGCAGGGCATCGTGCTGGTGTTCTCGGCGCTCTTCATCCTCACCAATCTGATCGTCGATCTGCTCTATGCCGTCATCGACCCTCGAATCCATTACGGCTGA
- a CDS encoding trypsin-like peptidase domain-containing protein, with protein MAASETMHTLLGELAVVVARLRAITVELRTRGRGGGAGVIWRADGLVVTSAHVVAGVHRALDDAQVVLADRRRLPAALVGWDWQLDLALLKVAAADLPAATVGDSDRVRPGELVLAVGSPFGLAGAVATGVVHAAPREGSRARLIQADLRLAPGNSGGPMADACGRVIGINAMIAGGLALAVPSRLVQAFVIRSARS; from the coding sequence ATGGCGGCCAGCGAGACGATGCACACGCTCCTGGGCGAGCTCGCCGTCGTGGTCGCCCGGCTTCGGGCGATCACGGTGGAGCTGCGCACCAGGGGGCGAGGCGGTGGGGCTGGCGTGATCTGGCGAGCCGATGGGCTAGTCGTCACCAGTGCTCACGTGGTGGCGGGCGTCCATCGCGCTCTCGACGACGCCCAGGTCGTGCTGGCCGATCGGCGCCGCCTTCCGGCAGCCCTCGTCGGGTGGGACTGGCAGCTGGACCTGGCTCTGCTCAAGGTAGCAGCCGCCGATCTTCCGGCGGCCACGGTGGGCGACTCCGATCGTGTCCGCCCCGGCGAGCTGGTCCTGGCTGTCGGTTCTCCGTTCGGCCTGGCCGGGGCCGTGGCGACGGGAGTCGTGCATGCAGCGCCGAGGGAGGGGAGCCGCGCCCGCTTGATTCAGGCCGACCTGCGGCTGGCGCCCGGCAACTCCGGTGGCCCCATGGCCGACGCGTGCGGGCGTGTGATCGGCATCAACGCGATGATCGCGGGCGGGCTGGCGCTGGCCGTGCCGAGCCGCCTCGTCCAGGCCTTCGTGATCCGCTCTGCCAGATCATGA
- a CDS encoding ABC transporter substrate-binding protein, giving the protein MFVATVGILTMLGAAGGAAGAATTFRGAVGVDPDTLDPVQMTTTTVANMVDYVVETLTFIDQEGKIRPGLAESWSMSSDGKQYTLKLRKGVTFHDGTAFDAKAVKWNFDRLADSSVRVPIRAPYPIEKTDILDASTVKITLKRPSAPLILALSWTTSGIVSPASAVKHGNEYKNIVHPVGTGPYVFKERRKGESLTVTKYDKYWGKKPFYDTVVFRIVPEAATRESLLLAGQVDLIVLPPVADLPALNRNSAVKVLLAPSDRTIFVAFNTQKAPFTDPRVRQALNYAVDKQAIIKNVLFGAADPMDAPTAPSLFGYCKQGAYEFNPAKAKQLLAEASVKPGTRVSFLHPTGRYTQDKEVSQAIAGFLREVGLEASLQTMDWPSYIRTITTPLDKGNTTELHLLGWAPAFLDSSQQMLQFLTSYHPPGGLATSFYRDPKVDEMIVAADSEAKPDKRKELYCQISRKVWSEAPWIFLYVQRYPIVHSAKIRDISSIPNEKFYAVYARPR; this is encoded by the coding sequence ATGTTCGTGGCAACGGTCGGGATCCTCACCATGCTGGGCGCCGCCGGGGGTGCGGCCGGCGCGGCCACCACGTTCCGCGGCGCGGTCGGCGTCGACCCCGACACCCTCGACCCCGTGCAGATGACCACGACCACGGTGGCCAACATGGTCGACTATGTAGTCGAGACGCTGACCTTCATAGACCAGGAGGGCAAGATCCGGCCCGGGCTGGCCGAGAGCTGGTCGATGTCGTCGGACGGCAAGCAGTACACCCTGAAGCTCCGCAAGGGTGTGACCTTCCACGACGGGACGGCGTTCGACGCCAAGGCCGTCAAGTGGAATTTCGACCGTCTGGCCGACAGCAGCGTCCGCGTGCCGATCCGGGCGCCGTATCCCATCGAGAAGACCGACATCCTGGATGCTTCCACCGTGAAGATCACGCTGAAGCGGCCCTCGGCCCCGTTGATCCTCGCGTTGTCCTGGACCACGTCCGGCATCGTCTCGCCGGCCTCGGCCGTCAAGCACGGCAACGAGTACAAGAACATCGTGCATCCGGTGGGGACCGGCCCCTACGTCTTCAAGGAGCGCCGCAAGGGCGAGAGCCTCACGGTGACGAAGTACGACAAATACTGGGGCAAGAAACCCTTCTACGACACGGTCGTGTTCCGGATCGTTCCCGAGGCCGCGACCCGGGAGAGCCTGCTGCTCGCGGGGCAGGTGGACCTGATCGTGCTGCCACCGGTGGCCGACCTACCGGCCCTCAATCGTAATTCCGCGGTGAAAGTCCTGCTGGCTCCCAGCGACCGGACCATCTTCGTGGCCTTCAACACGCAAAAAGCGCCATTCACCGATCCCCGAGTTCGGCAGGCCTTGAATTACGCCGTGGACAAGCAAGCCATCATCAAGAACGTGCTGTTCGGGGCCGCCGACCCGATGGACGCGCCCACCGCTCCCAGCCTGTTCGGGTACTGCAAGCAAGGGGCGTACGAGTTCAACCCGGCCAAGGCCAAGCAGCTGCTGGCCGAGGCCAGCGTGAAGCCCGGCACCAGGGTGTCCTTCCTCCACCCCACCGGCCGCTACACCCAGGACAAAGAGGTGTCCCAGGCGATCGCCGGGTTCCTCCGCGAGGTCGGGCTGGAGGCTTCACTGCAGACGATGGATTGGCCCTCGTACATCAGGACCATCACGACGCCGCTCGACAAAGGGAACACCACCGAGCTCCATCTCCTCGGGTGGGCTCCCGCGTTCCTGGACTCCTCCCAGCAGATGCTTCAATTCCTGACGAGCTACCATCCACCGGGCGGCCTCGCCACGAGCTTCTACAGGGATCCCAAAGTCGACGAGATGATCGTGGCGGCCGACAGTGAGGCCAAGCCCGACAAGCGCAAGGAGCTGTACTGCCAGATCTCCAGAAAGGTGTGGAGCGAGGCGCCCTGGATCTTCCTTTACGTGCAGCGCTATCCCATCGTGCACTCGGCGAAGATCCGAGACATCAGCTCGATCCCGAACGAGAAGTTCTACGCCGTGTACGCGCGGCCGCGGTAG
- a CDS encoding DoxX family protein → MTRLLPASWAPYLQSVLRIVAAFLFLTHGTQKLFGVPAAEPQQPVELLSLMGLAGILETVGGLLLLLGLFTGPVALVLAVEMAGAYLMAHAPRGAWPLLNGGEVPILYGITWLYLSAAGAGPWSLDALRRDRPADRRIEGRLAA, encoded by the coding sequence ATGACGCGACTCCTCCCCGCATCGTGGGCCCCGTATCTGCAGAGCGTGCTCCGTATCGTGGCCGCCTTCCTGTTCCTCACCCACGGGACGCAGAAGCTCTTCGGCGTCCCCGCCGCCGAGCCGCAACAGCCGGTGGAACTGCTGTCGCTGATGGGCCTGGCCGGCATCCTGGAGACGGTCGGTGGCCTGCTCCTGTTGCTCGGGCTCTTTACGGGGCCCGTGGCCCTGGTGCTCGCGGTCGAGATGGCGGGCGCCTACCTGATGGCTCACGCCCCCCGCGGCGCGTGGCCGCTTCTCAACGGGGGCGAGGTTCCGATCCTCTATGGGATCACGTGGCTCTACCTGTCGGCGGCCGGCGCCGGGCCGTGGAGCCTCGATGCGCTCCGCCGAGACCGCCCGGCCGACCGCCGGATCGAAGGCCGGCTCGCCGCGTAG
- a CDS encoding response regulator transcription factor: protein MAVLASRPMARARLEALVAARPGLRLDSLTGTRNHAIAASADADVLLVDPGGRPAETVLRALSQAPRLPPVVLLADELAPAAFVRLLRAGVRAILPRDASAPEIAAGIEAVAAGLVVLHPSAPIAGARTPRARGAGHDAGTDPLTPRELEILTMMAEGMGNRAIARGLEISTHTVKFHIAAILDKLHARSRTEAVTTGLRRGLLMV, encoded by the coding sequence GTGGCAGTCCTCGCGTCGAGGCCGATGGCGCGCGCCCGGCTGGAGGCGCTGGTCGCCGCCCGGCCTGGCCTGCGGCTGGATTCCCTAACCGGCACCAGAAACCACGCCATAGCGGCCTCCGCCGACGCCGACGTGCTCCTGGTGGATCCGGGGGGCCGGCCCGCCGAGACTGTCCTTCGAGCCCTATCGCAAGCCCCCCGCCTGCCGCCCGTCGTGCTCCTGGCCGATGAGTTGGCCCCGGCAGCCTTCGTTCGTCTGCTGCGCGCCGGCGTGCGCGCCATACTGCCGCGGGACGCGTCCGCGCCGGAGATCGCCGCCGGCATCGAGGCCGTGGCCGCAGGCCTGGTCGTCCTCCATCCCTCGGCGCCAATCGCGGGCGCCAGAACGCCCCGCGCCCGCGGCGCGGGGCACGATGCCGGGACCGACCCGCTCACGCCGCGAGAGCTCGAGATACTCACGATGATGGCCGAGGGCATGGGCAACCGGGCGATCGCCCGGGGCCTCGAGATCTCGACCCACACCGTGAAGTTCCACATCGCGGCCATCCTCGACAAGCTGCACGCGCGGAGCCGTACCGAGGCGGTCACCACCGGCCTGCGCCGGGGCCTGCTGATGGTGTAA
- a CDS encoding antitoxin Xre/MbcA/ParS toxin-binding domain-containing protein has protein sequence MVSTGRLVQTLGGKRLLRERPATYAAVIARARAGLPYATLEALATRFAIPQDVLVHVLHLPPRTLARRKKSGRLSPDESDRLLRLARVVARAAEVLGSEKRAGAWLRGPVRALGSVRPLDLLDTDLGAQQVEQVLGRIEHGVYS, from the coding sequence ATGGTCTCGACCGGGCGCCTTGTCCAGACGCTGGGCGGCAAGAGGTTGTTGAGGGAGCGCCCGGCAACGTACGCGGCGGTCATCGCCAGGGCCCGGGCGGGATTGCCGTACGCCACCCTCGAGGCCCTCGCGACTCGCTTCGCGATTCCCCAGGATGTCCTCGTCCACGTCCTGCATTTGCCGCCCCGCACGCTGGCCCGGCGGAAGAAGTCGGGCCGGCTGAGCCCCGATGAGTCCGACCGGCTCCTGCGCCTGGCGCGGGTCGTGGCGAGGGCGGCGGAGGTGCTCGGCAGCGAGAAGCGGGCCGGCGCCTGGCTGCGTGGACCGGTCCGCGCGCTGGGGAGCGTCCGGCCCCTCGATCTGCTCGACACCGACCTCGGGGCCCAGCAGGTCGAGCAGGTCCTCGGGCGCATCGAGCACGGCGTCTACAGCTGA
- a CDS encoding arsenate reductase ArsC — protein sequence MSKQRVLFLCTHNSARSQMAEGFLRALAGERFEVASAGTEATRVHPLAMRAMAEAGIDLSGHTSKTLDPLVDEPWDYVITVCDSANEQCPVFPRTTTRLHWSFEDPSRAAGSEGDRLEVFRRVRDQIKWRLTEWTKAEWRDSHVAQ from the coding sequence CGGCCCGGAGCCAGATGGCCGAGGGCTTTCTGCGTGCCCTGGCCGGTGAGCGGTTCGAGGTGGCGAGCGCGGGCACCGAGGCGACACGCGTGCACCCGCTCGCGATGAGAGCGATGGCCGAGGCCGGCATCGACCTCAGCGGACACACGTCGAAAACTCTCGACCCGCTCGTGGACGAGCCATGGGACTACGTGATCACGGTGTGCGACAGCGCCAATGAACAGTGCCCCGTTTTTCCGAGGACGACGACCCGGCTCCACTGGAGCTTCGAGGATCCATCTCGAGCCGCTGGCTCCGAAGGGGACCGCTTAGAGGTGTTCCGCCGGGTGCGCGATCAGATCAAGTGGCGACTCACCGAATGGACGAAGGCTGAGTGGAGGGACTCCCATGTCGCTCAATGA
- a CDS encoding S1C family serine protease, with amino-acid sequence MQTLLSLSNDLAAAVERTAGAVVAVHARPRLPSTGVHWRPGIVVTAEHTVRVEEEIRVAWPDGRAARASLVARDPGTDLAVLRVGDADWPVAQVGDSAALKVGNLVLAVGHGPRASWGVVSAVGGPWRTWRGGEVDRFLRVDLVLYPGFSGGPLVDASGKVVGLVTSGLSRQLELAVPASTVARIVDELLATGRISRGYLGLGLQAVTLPEPLRRLAPGSGAQSLIVVSVEADGPAAGAGVMLGDVLVALEGRPLDDPGDVQAVLVGRRPGTAVRASLLRAGAPLDVVITLGERPARRR; translated from the coding sequence ATGCAGACGCTGCTCTCGCTCTCGAACGACCTCGCCGCGGCGGTCGAGCGCACCGCCGGCGCCGTCGTCGCCGTGCACGCCCGCCCGCGGTTGCCTTCGACCGGCGTGCACTGGCGCCCGGGAATCGTGGTGACGGCCGAGCACACCGTCCGCGTCGAGGAGGAGATTCGCGTCGCCTGGCCCGACGGGCGCGCGGCTCGGGCGAGCCTCGTCGCGCGCGACCCCGGCACCGACCTCGCCGTCCTGCGAGTCGGCGACGCCGACTGGCCGGTAGCGCAGGTCGGCGACAGCGCCGCGCTCAAGGTCGGCAACCTGGTCCTCGCCGTCGGGCACGGGCCCCGGGCCAGCTGGGGTGTGGTGAGCGCCGTCGGCGGCCCGTGGCGCACGTGGCGGGGCGGCGAGGTGGACCGTTTCCTGCGTGTCGACCTGGTGCTCTACCCGGGCTTCTCCGGCGGGCCCCTGGTGGACGCTTCCGGCAAGGTGGTCGGCCTGGTGACCTCGGGCTTGTCGCGCCAGCTCGAGCTTGCGGTGCCGGCCTCGACGGTGGCGCGGATCGTGGACGAGCTGCTCGCCACCGGGCGGATCAGCCGCGGCTACCTGGGGCTCGGTCTCCAGGCGGTCACCCTCCCGGAGCCGTTGAGACGTCTGGCGCCCGGGTCGGGCGCGCAGAGCTTGATCGTCGTGAGCGTCGAGGCTGATGGCCCCGCTGCCGGAGCCGGCGTGATGCTGGGCGACGTGCTCGTGGCCCTCGAAGGCCGGCCGCTCGACGATCCCGGCGACGTCCAGGCCGTCCTCGTCGGGCGGCGACCGGGCACCGCCGTGAGGGCCTCACTGCTCCGCGCCGGCGCGCCTCTCGACGTCGTGATCACCCTCGGCGAACGCCCTGCCCGGCGGCGATAG
- a CDS encoding RES domain-containing protein, whose amino-acid sequence MARARYAAFDGEGARRHGGRWSRPGVPVVYTSASLALAALEIFVNLEQPEPPGDQVAIAAEIPETLTIARLAPSELPANWRSHPAPEALAELGTHWAHEAKTPVLAVPSAVIPQELNYLLNPRHAHFKRIRVSDPVPFRFDPRLRRR is encoded by the coding sequence ATCGCCCGTGCCCGGTACGCGGCCTTCGATGGCGAAGGAGCTCGCCGGCATGGCGGCCGCTGGAGCCGGCCGGGCGTCCCGGTCGTCTACACCTCGGCGAGCCTGGCGCTGGCCGCTCTCGAGATCTTCGTCAATCTCGAGCAACCCGAACCCCCGGGCGACCAGGTCGCGATCGCGGCCGAGATTCCCGAGACGCTGACGATCGCGCGGCTGGCGCCGTCGGAGCTACCGGCGAACTGGAGGAGCCATCCCGCACCGGAGGCACTCGCGGAGCTGGGAACGCATTGGGCCCATGAGGCCAAGACTCCGGTACTCGCCGTGCCCTCGGCCGTCATCCCCCAGGAGCTCAACTACCTGCTGAATCCTCGGCACGCCCACTTCAAACGCATCCGGGTCAGCGACCCGGTACCGTTCCGCTTCGATCCGCGCCTGCGACGCCGCTGA
- a CDS encoding acyloxyacyl hydrolase: MALTGILALWSCVPKANAFDPHQAFAKGAWALSVEGGYGEQVNLGDATITELDFFNAGLRLGFFPWGIGGPGPLAGALEIGVEPLYQRFFDPVDAYFAGLAAVTRYHFTSLGRVVPYLEIAGSAGYTDLRVREQDTNFVFLLFGGVGASYFVTERTSIYAGYRFQHISNAGIDSPNRGIDSHTGVFGLSMFFR, encoded by the coding sequence GTGGCCCTGACCGGAATCCTCGCCTTGTGGAGTTGCGTTCCGAAGGCCAACGCCTTCGATCCGCACCAGGCGTTTGCCAAGGGCGCATGGGCGCTCTCGGTCGAAGGGGGCTACGGCGAGCAGGTGAATTTGGGGGATGCCACGATCACCGAGCTGGACTTCTTCAATGCCGGCCTCCGTCTCGGGTTCTTCCCGTGGGGTATTGGCGGCCCCGGCCCCCTGGCGGGGGCGCTGGAGATTGGGGTCGAGCCCCTCTATCAGCGCTTCTTCGATCCGGTCGATGCCTACTTCGCCGGACTTGCCGCGGTGACGCGCTACCACTTCACCTCGCTCGGCCGCGTTGTTCCATACCTCGAGATCGCGGGCTCGGCAGGCTACACGGACCTCAGGGTCCGTGAGCAGGACACGAACTTCGTGTTTCTTCTGTTTGGCGGTGTCGGCGCCTCGTATTTCGTCACGGAGCGCACGTCGATCTACGCAGGCTATCGATTTCAACATATCTCGAACGCGGGTATCGACTCTCCGAACCGTGGGATCGACTCGCACACCGGAGTCTTCGGGCTCTCGATGTTCTTTCGCTGA